A window from Kovacikia minuta CCNUW1 encodes these proteins:
- a CDS encoding 2Fe-2S iron-sulfur cluster-binding protein, translating into MSVCIQFLPDDVTIAAEPGEPLLQVAARAGVSIPTGCLMGSCHACEVEIDGEEAICSCISAVPSGRSQMTVNLYCDPSW; encoded by the coding sequence ATGAGTGTTTGCATTCAATTCCTGCCCGATGATGTGACGATCGCCGCTGAACCTGGCGAACCCCTCCTCCAGGTCGCTGCCCGTGCTGGGGTATCGATTCCTACTGGGTGTTTGATGGGTTCCTGCCATGCCTGCGAGGTAGAAATTGACGGCGAAGAAGCCATTTGTAGCTGCATCAGTGCCGTACCATCGGGACGATCGCAGATGACTGTGAACCTTTACTGCGACCCATCCTGGTGA
- a CDS encoding O-linked N-acetylglucosamine transferase, SPINDLY family protein encodes MSHRQRFCQGLNDLIHSLDLATPEGKQFALQGVGSRTNFYLAYQGLDDRELQEQYGQFVHRVMAANYPQWAGEVSRQEPKEGTGARGQGDAENSIQNSKFKIQNSSQSSDSIQTLNFKTQNSPPHPTPHTPHPKIRVGYLSAHLMAHSAAAWARGWIREHDRDRFEIYCYHINQRVDFITQEFRDISDVFRQIPGSLETICPQVLADQLDILVLTDIGMDPQTTQIAGLRLAPVQCTAWGHPVTSGIPTIDYYLSSQLMEPENAQQHYSEKLILLPNIGICYPKPPLPEAQQPRSAFGLRQDGVVYLCFQSPYKYLPQYDRVFAQIAQQVPKAQFVFMRHSSSHIVERFQRRLQAAFAEYGLASSDYCVFLPKLDRGSYWSLNWVCDVFLDSFEWSGGNSTLEAAAYGLPVVTCPGKFMRGRHSAAILQMLGVTETIASTGEDYVAIAVQLGLNPSWRKEISESIVAHHAQLYDDKICVQALEAFYQQVSGKG; translated from the coding sequence TTGAGCCACCGTCAGCGCTTTTGCCAGGGATTAAATGATCTGATCCACAGCCTCGATCTCGCTACCCCAGAGGGAAAACAGTTTGCCCTCCAGGGAGTGGGTAGTCGCACAAACTTCTACCTTGCCTATCAGGGTTTGGACGATCGGGAATTGCAGGAGCAGTACGGACAGTTTGTGCATCGCGTCATGGCAGCGAACTATCCCCAGTGGGCAGGAGAGGTGTCGAGGCAGGAACCAAAAGAGGGCACGGGGGCACGGGGACAAGGGGACGCGGAGAATTCAATTCAAAATTCAAAATTCAAAATTCAAAATTCTTCTCAGTCCTCAGATTCAATTCAAACCTTAAACTTCAAAACTCAAAACTCTCCCCCACACCCCACACCCCACACCCCACACCCTAAGATTCGTGTGGGCTATCTCTCTGCTCACCTGATGGCGCACAGTGCTGCCGCATGGGCACGGGGATGGATTCGGGAACACGATCGCGATCGGTTTGAAATTTACTGCTACCACATTAATCAGCGGGTAGACTTCATCACCCAGGAGTTCCGGGACATCAGTGATGTGTTTCGTCAGATTCCTGGGTCGCTGGAAACCATTTGTCCCCAGGTGCTTGCCGATCAATTGGACATTCTGGTGCTGACGGACATTGGGATGGACCCCCAAACCACCCAGATTGCTGGACTCCGCCTCGCCCCGGTGCAATGTACTGCCTGGGGGCATCCGGTTACTTCTGGTATCCCCACGATTGATTACTACCTGTCCAGCCAGTTGATGGAACCGGAGAATGCCCAGCAGCATTACTCCGAAAAGTTGATTCTGCTACCCAATATTGGCATTTGCTACCCCAAACCACCCTTGCCAGAAGCGCAGCAACCCCGATCGGCATTTGGGTTACGGCAAGATGGGGTGGTTTATCTTTGTTTTCAATCCCCCTACAAATATTTGCCCCAGTACGATCGGGTCTTTGCCCAGATCGCCCAACAGGTACCAAAGGCGCAATTTGTCTTTATGCGTCACAGTTCCAGCCATATCGTCGAACGGTTTCAACGTCGGTTGCAAGCAGCATTTGCTGAGTATGGATTAGCCAGTTCGGACTACTGTGTATTTCTGCCCAAACTCGATCGCGGGAGCTACTGGAGCCTAAACTGGGTCTGTGATGTGTTTCTCGATAGCTTTGAGTGGTCCGGTGGGAATAGCACACTGGAAGCGGCTGCCTACGGTCTGCCCGTTGTGACCTGTCCTGGAAAGTTCATGCGGGGTCGCCATTCTGCCGCGATCTTGCAAATGCTGGGTGTCACTGAAACGATCGCCTCCACGGGGGAAGATTACGTTGCGATCGCAGTTCAGCTAGGATTAAACCCGAGCTGGCGCAAGGAAATCTCTGAATCCATCGTTGCCCATCACGCCCAACTGTATGACGACAAAATCTGCGTCCAGGCATTGGAAGCGTTTTATCAGCAGGTGTCAGGGAAAGGATGA